A genomic region of Saccopteryx bilineata isolate mSacBil1 chromosome 1, mSacBil1_pri_phased_curated, whole genome shotgun sequence contains the following coding sequences:
- the SMPD1 gene encoding sphingomyelin phosphodiesterase isoform X1 has product MPRHGVTPSRGHPRSGREQRSDRSCEGHSLGLLWMALALALSDSLVLWTPAGAYPISAQGLTASFSPVASQLRGTFGWWNLTCPVCKTLFTAIDFGLQREAGVARVGSMAIKLCKLLKIAPPAVCESAVQLFEDDMVEVWRRSVLSPSEACGLLLGSTCGHWDIFSSWNISLPDVPKPSPQPPKPPAPGAPVSRVLFLTDLHWDRDYLEGTDPDCEDPLCCRRGSGMPPSSRPGAGYWGEYSKCDLPLRTLESLLSGLGPAGPFDMVYWTGDIPAHNVWHQSRQDQLQALTTVTDLVKKYLGPVPVYPAIGNHESTPVNGFPPPFIEGNYSSRWLYEAMVKDWEPWLPAEALHTLRIGGFYALSPYPGLRLISLNMNYCSRENFWLLINSTDPAGQLQWLVGELQAAEDRGDKVHIIGHIPPGHCLKSWSWNYYRIVARYENTLAGQFFGHTHVDEFEVFYDEETLSRPLSVAFLAPSATTYISLNPGYRVYQIDGNYPGSSHVVLDHETYILNLTQANEPGATPHWHLLYRARETYGLPDALPAAWHNLVYRMRGDTQLFQTFWFLYHKGHPPSEPCGTPCRLATLCAQLSGRSDSPALCRHLVPDASLPNVQMLRPRPPFC; this is encoded by the exons ATGCCCCGCCACGGAGTAACTCCCAGCCGGGGCCACCCCAGGTCCGGCAGGGAGCAGCGATCGGACAGGTCCTGCGAGGGCCACAGCCTGGGGCTCCTGTGGATGGCGCTGGCGCTGGCCCTGAGTGACTCCCTAGTTCTCTGGACCCCGGCAGGGGCCTACCCAATTTCCGCCCAAGGCCTTACCGCCAGTTTCAGTCCTGTAGCATCCCAGCTGCGGGGCACATTTGGGTGGTGGAACCTCACCTGTCCAGTCTGCAAAACCCTGTTCACCGCCATAGATTTTGGACTGCAG AGAGAGGCCGGTGTGGCCCGGGTGGGCTCCATGGCCATCAAGCTCTGCAAGCTGCTGAAGATAGCACCACCTGCTGTGTGCGAGTCAGCTGTCCAGCTCTTTGAAGATGACATGGTGGAGGTGTGGAGACGCTCAGTACTGAGCCCATCTGAGGCCTGTGGCCTGCTCCTGGGCTCCACCTGTGGGCACTGGGATATTTTCTCATCTTGGAACATCTCTTTGCCAGATGTGCCGAAGCCATCCCCCCAGCCTCCTAAACCCCCAGCCCCAGGTGCCCCTGTTAGCCGAGTCCTCTTCCTCACTGACCTGCACTGGGATCGGGACTACCTGGAGGGCACAGACCCCGACTGTGAGGACCCACTGTGTTGCCGCCGGGGTTCTGGCATGCCACCCTCCTCCCGCCCAGGTGCTGGATACTGGGGCGAGTACAGCAAGTGTGACCTGCCCCTACGGACTCTGGAGAGCCTGTTGAGTGGGCTGGGCCCCGCCGGCCCCTTTGATATGGTGTACTGGACAGGAGACATTCCTGCCCATAACGTCTGGCACCAGTCGCGTCAGGACCAGCTTCAGGCCCTGACTACGGTGACAGACCTTGTGAAGAAGTACTTGGGGCCAGTGCCTGTGTATCCTGCCATAGGCAACCACGAAAGCACACCCGTCAAtggcttccctccccccttcataGAGGGCAACTACTCTTCCCGCTGGCTCTACGAGGCGATGGTCAAGGACTGGGAGCCCTGGCTGCCTGCTGAAGCACTTCATACCCTCAG AATTGGGGGGTTCTATGCCCTTTCCCCATACCCCGGCCTCCGCCTCATCTCTCTCAATATGAATTATTGTTCCCGTGAGAACTTCTGGCTCTTGATCAACTCCACAGATCCCGCTGGACAGCTCCAGTGGCTGGTGGGGGAACTTCAGGCTGCTGAGGATCGAGGAGATAAG GTGCATATAATTGGGCACATTCCCCCAGGGCACTGCCTGAAGAGCTGGAGCTGGAATTATTACCGAATTGTAGCCAG GTACGAAAACACCTTGGCTGGGCAGTTCTTTGGCCACACCCACGTAGATGAGTTTGAAGTCTTCTATGATGAGGAGACCCTGAGCCGGCCGCTATCTGTAGCCTTCCTGGCGCCCAGTGCCACCACTTACATCAGCCTTAATCCTG GTTACAGGGTCTACCAAATAGATGGTAACTACCCTGGGAGTTCTCACGTTGTCCTGGATCACGAAACCTACATCCTGAACCTGACTCAGGCGAATGAGCCTGGAGCCACTCCGCACTGGCATCTCCTCTACAGGGCACGGGAAACCTACGGGCTACCTGATGCGCTGCCTGCCGCCTGGCACAACCTGGTATACCGCATGCGGGGCGACACGCAGCTCTTCCAGACCTTCTGGTTTCTCTACCATAAAGGCCACCCGCCCTCCGAGCCCTGTGGCACGCCCTGCCGCCTAGCTACTCTGTGCGCCCAGCTCTCCGGCCGCTCCGACAGTCCTGCTCTGTGTCGCCACCTGGTGCCGGATGCAAGCCTCCCTAACGTCCAGATGCTGAGGCCACGCCCACCGTTCTGCTAG
- the SMPD1 gene encoding sphingomyelin phosphodiesterase isoform X2: MPRHGVTPSRGHPRSGREQRSDRSCEGHSLGLLWMALALALSDSLVLWTPAGAYPISAQGLTASFSPVASQLRGTFGWWNLTCPVCKTLFTAIDFGLQREAGVARVGSMAIKLCKLLKIAPPAVCESAVQLFEDDMVEVWRRSVLSPSEACGLLLGSTCGHWDIFSSWNISLPDVPKPSPQPPKPPAPGAPVSRVLFLTDLHWDRDYLEGTDPDCEDPLCCRRGSGMPPSSRPGAGYWGEYSKCDLPLRTLESLLSGLGPAGPFDMVYWTGDIPAHNVWHQSRQDQLQALTTVTDLVKKYLGPVPVYPAIGNHESTPVNGFPPPFIEGNYSSRWLYEAMVKDWEPWLPAEALHTLRIGGFYALSPYPGLRLISLNMNYCSRENFWLLINSTDPAGQLQWLVGELQAAEDRGDKVHIIGHIPPGHCLKSWSWNYYRIVARYENTLAGQFFGHTHVDEFEVFYDEETLSRPLSVAFLAPSATTYISLNPGHGKPTGYLMRCLPPGTTWYTACGATRSSSRPSGFSTIKATRPPSPVARPAA, encoded by the exons ATGCCCCGCCACGGAGTAACTCCCAGCCGGGGCCACCCCAGGTCCGGCAGGGAGCAGCGATCGGACAGGTCCTGCGAGGGCCACAGCCTGGGGCTCCTGTGGATGGCGCTGGCGCTGGCCCTGAGTGACTCCCTAGTTCTCTGGACCCCGGCAGGGGCCTACCCAATTTCCGCCCAAGGCCTTACCGCCAGTTTCAGTCCTGTAGCATCCCAGCTGCGGGGCACATTTGGGTGGTGGAACCTCACCTGTCCAGTCTGCAAAACCCTGTTCACCGCCATAGATTTTGGACTGCAG AGAGAGGCCGGTGTGGCCCGGGTGGGCTCCATGGCCATCAAGCTCTGCAAGCTGCTGAAGATAGCACCACCTGCTGTGTGCGAGTCAGCTGTCCAGCTCTTTGAAGATGACATGGTGGAGGTGTGGAGACGCTCAGTACTGAGCCCATCTGAGGCCTGTGGCCTGCTCCTGGGCTCCACCTGTGGGCACTGGGATATTTTCTCATCTTGGAACATCTCTTTGCCAGATGTGCCGAAGCCATCCCCCCAGCCTCCTAAACCCCCAGCCCCAGGTGCCCCTGTTAGCCGAGTCCTCTTCCTCACTGACCTGCACTGGGATCGGGACTACCTGGAGGGCACAGACCCCGACTGTGAGGACCCACTGTGTTGCCGCCGGGGTTCTGGCATGCCACCCTCCTCCCGCCCAGGTGCTGGATACTGGGGCGAGTACAGCAAGTGTGACCTGCCCCTACGGACTCTGGAGAGCCTGTTGAGTGGGCTGGGCCCCGCCGGCCCCTTTGATATGGTGTACTGGACAGGAGACATTCCTGCCCATAACGTCTGGCACCAGTCGCGTCAGGACCAGCTTCAGGCCCTGACTACGGTGACAGACCTTGTGAAGAAGTACTTGGGGCCAGTGCCTGTGTATCCTGCCATAGGCAACCACGAAAGCACACCCGTCAAtggcttccctccccccttcataGAGGGCAACTACTCTTCCCGCTGGCTCTACGAGGCGATGGTCAAGGACTGGGAGCCCTGGCTGCCTGCTGAAGCACTTCATACCCTCAG AATTGGGGGGTTCTATGCCCTTTCCCCATACCCCGGCCTCCGCCTCATCTCTCTCAATATGAATTATTGTTCCCGTGAGAACTTCTGGCTCTTGATCAACTCCACAGATCCCGCTGGACAGCTCCAGTGGCTGGTGGGGGAACTTCAGGCTGCTGAGGATCGAGGAGATAAG GTGCATATAATTGGGCACATTCCCCCAGGGCACTGCCTGAAGAGCTGGAGCTGGAATTATTACCGAATTGTAGCCAG GTACGAAAACACCTTGGCTGGGCAGTTCTTTGGCCACACCCACGTAGATGAGTTTGAAGTCTTCTATGATGAGGAGACCCTGAGCCGGCCGCTATCTGTAGCCTTCCTGGCGCCCAGTGCCACCACTTACATCAGCCTTAATCCTG GGCACGGGAAACCTACGGGCTACCTGATGCGCTGCCTGCCGCCTGGCACAACCTGGTATACCGCATGCGGGGCGACACGCAGCTCTTCCAGACCTTCTGGTTTCTCTACCATAAAGGCCACCCGCCCTCCGAGCCCTGTGGCACGCCCTGCCGCCTAG
- the APBB1 gene encoding amyloid beta precursor protein binding family B member 1 isoform X1, with the protein MSVPSSLSQSAINANSHGGPALSLPLPLHAAHNQLLNAKLQATAVGPKDLRSAMGEGGGPEPGPANAKWLKEGQNQLRRAATAHRDQNRNVTLTLAEEASQEPVMAPLGPKGLMHLYSELELSAHNAANRGLRGPGLIISTQDQGPDEGEEKAAGEAEEDDEEEDEEEEEDLSSPPGLPEPLEGVEVPPGPQTLADGPREHSKSASLLFGMRNSAASDEDSSWATLSQGSPSYGSPEDTDSFWNPNAFETDSDLPAGWMRVQDTSGTYYWHIPTGTTQWEPPGRASPSQGSSPREESQLTWTGFAHGEGFEDGEFWKDEPSEEAPMDLGSKDPEEGTLPFLARSLSPEPLPQEEEKLPQRNANPGLKCFAVRSLGWVEMTEEELAPGRSSVAVNNCIRQLCYHKNNLHDPMSGGWGEGKDLLLQLEDETLKLVEPQTQALLHAQPIVSIRVWGVGRDSGRDFAYVARDKLTQMLKCHVFRCEAPAKNIATSLHEICSKIMAERRNARCLVNGLSLDHSKLVDVPFQVEFPAPKNELVQKFQVYYLGNVPVAKPVGVDVINGALESVLSSSSREQWTPSHVSVAPATLTILHQQTEAVLGECRVRFLSFLAVGRDVHTFAFIMAAGPASFCCHMFWCEPNAASLSEAVQAACMLRYQKCLDARSQASTSCLPAPPAESVARRVGWTVRRGVQSLWGSLKPKRLGAHTP; encoded by the exons ATGTCTGTTCCATCATCATTGAGCCAGTCGGCCATTAACGCCAACAGCCACGGAGGCCCCGCCCTGAGccttcccctgcccctgcacGCTGCCCACAACCAGCTGCTCAACGCCAAGCTGCAGGCCACGGCCGTGGGACCCAAAGACTTGCGCAGTGCCATGGGGGAGGGTGGTGGGCCTGAGCCAGGCCCTGCCAATGCCAAGTGGTTAAAGGAGGGCCAGAACCAACTCCGGCGGGCTGCCACAGCCCACCGTGACCAGAACAGAAATGTGACCTTGACCCTGGCAGAGGAGGCCAGCCAGGAGCCAGTGATGGCACCCTTGGGCCCGAAAGGCCTGATGCACCTGTACTCTGAGCTGGAGCTCTCTGCCCACAATGCAGCCAACCGAGGGCTCCGAGGACCTGGCCTGatcatcagcacccaggaccaggggccagatgagggagaggagaaggcgGCAGGGGAGGCCGAGGAAGATGATGAGGAAGAggacgaggaagaggaggaggacttGTCTTCTCCTCCAGGGCTGCCTGAGCCGCTGGAGGGTGTGGAGGTGCCCCCTGGACCCCAGACCCTTGCAGATGGCCCCCGGGAGCACAGCAAGAGTGCCAGCCTCCTGTTTGGCATGCGGAACAGTGCAGCCAGCGACGAGGACTCAAGCTGGGCCACCTTATCCCAGGGCAGCCCCTCCTATGGCTCCCCGGAGGACACAG ATTCCTTCTGGAACCCCAACGCCTTCGAGACGGATTCCGACCTGCCGGCTGGATGGATGAGAGTTCAGGACACCTCAGGGACCTACTACTGGCATATCCCAACAGGGACCACCCAGTGGGAGCCCCCTGGCCGGGCCTCCCCCTCCCAGGGGAGCAGCCCCCGAGAGGAGTCCCAG CTCACCTGGACAGGCTTTGCCCACGGAGAGGGCTTTGAGGATGGAGAGTTTTGGAAG GATGAACCCAGTGAGGAGGCCCCAATGGATTTGGGATCAAAGGATCCTGAGGAGGGGACATTGCCTTTCCTGGCTCGGAGCCTGAG CCCAGAACCATTGCCCCAAGAAGAGGAGAAGCTGCCCCAAAGGAATGCCAACCCAGGGCTCAAG TGTTTTGCCGTGCGCTCCCTAGGCTGGGTGGAGATGACCGAGGAGGAGCTGGCCCCCGGACGCAGCAGCGTGGCCGTCAACAATTGCATCCGTCAGCTCTGCTACCACAAAAACAATCTGCATGACCCCATgtctgggggctggggggag GGGAAGGATCTACTGCTGCAGCTGGAGGACGAGACGCTGAAGCTGGTGGAGCCGCAGACTCAGGCCCTGCTGCATGCTCAGCCCATCGTCAGCATTCGCGTTTGGGGCGTCGGGCGGGACAGTGGAAG ggaCTTTGCCTACGTAGCTCGTGATAAGCTGACCCAGATGCTCAAGTGCCACGTGTTCCGCTGTGAGGCACCCGCCAAGAACATCGCCACCAGCCTGCATGAGATCTGCTCTAAG atcaTGGCCGAACGGCGCAATGCCCGCTGCTTGGTAAATGGACTCTCCCTGGACCACTCTAAACTTGTGGATGTCCCTTTCCAAG TGGAATTCCCAGCACCTAAGAATGAGTTGGTGCAGAAGTTCCAAGTCTATTACCTGGGAAATGTGCCTGTTGCCAAACCTGTTG GGGTAGATGTAATAAATGGGGCCCTGGAGTCAGTTCTGTCCTCCAGTAGCCGTGAGCAGTGGACCCCAAGTCATGTCAGTGTGGCCCCTGCCACCCTCACCATCTTGCATCAGCAG ACAGAGGCGGTGCTGGGGGAGTGTCGGGTGCgcttcctctccttcctggcTGTGGGCAGAGACGTCCACACGTTTGCATTCATCATGGCTGCCGGCCCAGCCTCCTTCTGCTGCCACATGTTTTGGTGTGAGCCTAACGCTGCCAGTCTCTCAGAAGCTGTGCAGGCTGCGTGCATG CTTCGCTACCAGAAGTGTCTCGATGCCCGCTCCCAGGCCTCCACCTCTTGTCTCCCAGCGCCCCCTGCTGAATCCGTTGCCCGGCGTGTAGGGTGGACTGTCCGCAGGGGTGTTCAGTCGCTATGGGGCTCCCTCAAGCCCAAACGCCTGGGGGCCCATACCCCCTGA
- the APBB1 gene encoding amyloid beta precursor protein binding family B member 1 isoform X2 has protein sequence MFSQDFFLAIILQDSSPDSFWNPNAFETDSDLPAGWMRVQDTSGTYYWHIPTGTTQWEPPGRASPSQGSSPREESQLTWTGFAHGEGFEDGEFWKDEPSEEAPMDLGSKDPEEGTLPFLARSLSPEPLPQEEEKLPQRNANPGLKCFAVRSLGWVEMTEEELAPGRSSVAVNNCIRQLCYHKNNLHDPMSGGWGEGKDLLLQLEDETLKLVEPQTQALLHAQPIVSIRVWGVGRDSGRDFAYVARDKLTQMLKCHVFRCEAPAKNIATSLHEICSKIMAERRNARCLVNGLSLDHSKLVDVPFQVEFPAPKNELVQKFQVYYLGNVPVAKPVGVDVINGALESVLSSSSREQWTPSHVSVAPATLTILHQQTEAVLGECRVRFLSFLAVGRDVHTFAFIMAAGPASFCCHMFWCEPNAASLSEAVQAACMLRYQKCLDARSQASTSCLPAPPAESVARRVGWTVRRGVQSLWGSLKPKRLGAHTP, from the exons ATGTTCTCCCAGGACTTTTTCCTGGCCATCATCCTGCAGGACAGCAGCCCAG ATTCCTTCTGGAACCCCAACGCCTTCGAGACGGATTCCGACCTGCCGGCTGGATGGATGAGAGTTCAGGACACCTCAGGGACCTACTACTGGCATATCCCAACAGGGACCACCCAGTGGGAGCCCCCTGGCCGGGCCTCCCCCTCCCAGGGGAGCAGCCCCCGAGAGGAGTCCCAG CTCACCTGGACAGGCTTTGCCCACGGAGAGGGCTTTGAGGATGGAGAGTTTTGGAAG GATGAACCCAGTGAGGAGGCCCCAATGGATTTGGGATCAAAGGATCCTGAGGAGGGGACATTGCCTTTCCTGGCTCGGAGCCTGAG CCCAGAACCATTGCCCCAAGAAGAGGAGAAGCTGCCCCAAAGGAATGCCAACCCAGGGCTCAAG TGTTTTGCCGTGCGCTCCCTAGGCTGGGTGGAGATGACCGAGGAGGAGCTGGCCCCCGGACGCAGCAGCGTGGCCGTCAACAATTGCATCCGTCAGCTCTGCTACCACAAAAACAATCTGCATGACCCCATgtctgggggctggggggag GGGAAGGATCTACTGCTGCAGCTGGAGGACGAGACGCTGAAGCTGGTGGAGCCGCAGACTCAGGCCCTGCTGCATGCTCAGCCCATCGTCAGCATTCGCGTTTGGGGCGTCGGGCGGGACAGTGGAAG ggaCTTTGCCTACGTAGCTCGTGATAAGCTGACCCAGATGCTCAAGTGCCACGTGTTCCGCTGTGAGGCACCCGCCAAGAACATCGCCACCAGCCTGCATGAGATCTGCTCTAAG atcaTGGCCGAACGGCGCAATGCCCGCTGCTTGGTAAATGGACTCTCCCTGGACCACTCTAAACTTGTGGATGTCCCTTTCCAAG TGGAATTCCCAGCACCTAAGAATGAGTTGGTGCAGAAGTTCCAAGTCTATTACCTGGGAAATGTGCCTGTTGCCAAACCTGTTG GGGTAGATGTAATAAATGGGGCCCTGGAGTCAGTTCTGTCCTCCAGTAGCCGTGAGCAGTGGACCCCAAGTCATGTCAGTGTGGCCCCTGCCACCCTCACCATCTTGCATCAGCAG ACAGAGGCGGTGCTGGGGGAGTGTCGGGTGCgcttcctctccttcctggcTGTGGGCAGAGACGTCCACACGTTTGCATTCATCATGGCTGCCGGCCCAGCCTCCTTCTGCTGCCACATGTTTTGGTGTGAGCCTAACGCTGCCAGTCTCTCAGAAGCTGTGCAGGCTGCGTGCATG CTTCGCTACCAGAAGTGTCTCGATGCCCGCTCCCAGGCCTCCACCTCTTGTCTCCCAGCGCCCCCTGCTGAATCCGTTGCCCGGCGTGTAGGGTGGACTGTCCGCAGGGGTGTTCAGTCGCTATGGGGCTCCCTCAAGCCCAAACGCCTGGGGGCCCATACCCCCTGA